In one Romeriopsis navalis LEGE 11480 genomic region, the following are encoded:
- a CDS encoding serine hydrolase gives MARRGAGNPREANQRRSGGTKRRRDRKSSGGNLFAALLGLSQGRSSRGVKAKRSRRKPKSATTPNRLVNLRTVTAGAGGRSRRAPAAVIPFERQSNRSRRRPARRRSTTAPQNLVQLPVPRTTSGKLMLYGARLVVFGVGIGVLAGTMLSVWDPASRLTAGSPSNAAKVAEVKPVAALQLGQEIADLKGKVVALVGQQKESQAGVMLLDLDNNAYVDVNASEVFPAASTIKFPILVAFFQDVDAGKIRLTESLAMQKSQVAKEAGSMQYQPVGTEFTALETATNMMVVSDNTATNMLIDRLGGMSALNQRFQSWGLNATVLQNPLPDIKATNTTSPKDLAALMSQVQKGQLISMKSRDRLLAIMRQIQNDSLLPQGLGKGATIAHKTGTLGVLLGDIGLIDTANGKSYLASVLVKRPRNDLGAEQLVQQISRVAYQRFNQVQGATQKFERPRIAQPPN, from the coding sequence GTGGCACGTCGTGGTGCCGGGAATCCGCGTGAGGCCAACCAGCGCCGGAGTGGCGGAACTAAACGACGACGCGATCGGAAATCGTCAGGGGGCAATTTGTTCGCAGCTTTATTGGGATTGAGTCAGGGCCGCAGTAGCCGTGGTGTAAAGGCAAAGCGGAGTCGGCGGAAGCCGAAGTCGGCGACGACTCCGAACCGATTGGTGAATTTGCGCACGGTGACGGCGGGGGCAGGTGGCCGATCGCGGCGAGCCCCGGCGGCCGTCATTCCGTTCGAGCGGCAATCCAATCGGAGCCGCAGACGGCCGGCGCGGCGACGATCGACCACGGCTCCACAGAACTTAGTGCAGTTGCCCGTGCCCCGCACAACGTCCGGCAAATTGATGCTTTACGGCGCCCGGTTGGTGGTGTTTGGCGTCGGGATTGGGGTGCTGGCGGGAACGATGTTGTCAGTATGGGATCCGGCGAGTCGCTTAACGGCTGGATCACCATCAAATGCAGCAAAAGTCGCTGAGGTAAAGCCGGTGGCGGCTTTGCAACTTGGCCAAGAAATTGCGGATCTTAAAGGTAAGGTCGTGGCGCTCGTCGGTCAGCAAAAAGAGTCACAAGCGGGTGTGATGCTGCTTGATTTGGATAACAATGCCTATGTTGATGTGAATGCCTCAGAAGTATTTCCTGCCGCGAGTACGATCAAATTTCCGATTTTAGTTGCCTTTTTTCAGGATGTTGACGCGGGTAAAATTCGCTTGACGGAATCCCTGGCGATGCAGAAAAGCCAGGTGGCGAAGGAAGCGGGTTCGATGCAGTATCAGCCGGTGGGCACTGAGTTTACGGCGCTCGAAACGGCAACCAATATGATGGTGGTGAGTGACAACACAGCCACGAATATGTTGATCGATCGTCTAGGCGGGATGTCTGCGTTAAATCAGCGGTTTCAGTCGTGGGGGCTAAACGCGACGGTGTTGCAGAATCCTTTACCGGATATTAAGGCGACGAATACGACAAGCCCGAAGGATTTGGCGGCTTTGATGAGTCAAGTCCAGAAAGGACAGTTGATTTCGATGAAGTCGCGGGATCGACTATTGGCGATTATGCGGCAGATTCAGAATGATTCTCTCCTCCCGCAGGGGTTGGGGAAGGGGGCGACGATCGCCCATAAGACCGGAACTTTGGGGGTTTTGCTCGGAGATATCGGCTTAATCGATACGGCCAATGGCAAGAGTTATCTGGCTTCTGTGTTGGTCAAGCGGCCGCGCAATGATCTGGGCGCAGAGCAGCTGGTACAGCAAATTTCGCGAGTGGCTTACCAGCGGTTTAATCAGGTGCAAGGGGCGACGCAGAAGTTCGAACGGCCACGCATTGCCCAGCCACCGAATTAG
- the ffh gene encoding signal recognition particle protein, with protein sequence MFDALADRLDEAWKKLRGQDKISESNVKEALREVRRALLEADVNLQVIKDFIAEVEKNAIGAEVISGVRPDQQFIEIVYQELLEVMGDANVPLADAENKPTVVLMAGLQGAGKTTATAKLALHLRKEDRNCLLVATDVYRPAAIDQLKSLGKQINIPVFDLGTEASPVDIARQGLAQAKAEGIDTVIIDTAGRLQIDDSLMDELAEIKSTVNPDDVLLVVDSMTGQEAANVTQAFNDRIGVTGAILTKMDGDTRGGAALSVRKISGQPIKFIGVGEKVEALQPFYPDRMASRILGMGDVLTLVEKAREEIDIEEASKLSEKILEAKFDFNDFLKQTRLLKNMGSLGGVMKLIPGMGKMLNDDQLQKGEKELKRVEAMIGSMTMAERKDPDLLMTTPSRRRRIAQGSGFKEKDVMELVGKFKQMRGMMQQMGQGNMGFPGMGGGGFPGMGGMGGPFGGGGGGQQQGPGWRGYQGGGGPPQQKKQKKKAKKKKGFGSL encoded by the coding sequence CAGGACAAAATTTCGGAATCAAATGTCAAAGAGGCATTGCGCGAAGTCCGTCGGGCGCTATTGGAAGCCGACGTTAACTTACAGGTGATCAAAGACTTTATCGCTGAAGTTGAGAAAAATGCGATCGGGGCCGAGGTGATTTCCGGTGTGCGGCCGGATCAGCAGTTCATTGAGATTGTTTACCAAGAACTGTTAGAGGTGATGGGCGACGCGAATGTGCCCCTAGCCGATGCGGAAAATAAACCGACGGTCGTCTTAATGGCGGGTTTGCAGGGTGCGGGTAAAACAACGGCGACGGCAAAGCTGGCACTGCATTTACGCAAGGAAGATCGCAACTGTTTGCTTGTGGCGACGGATGTTTATCGACCAGCGGCGATCGACCAGCTGAAGTCCTTGGGTAAGCAGATTAATATCCCCGTGTTTGATCTGGGTACGGAGGCGAGTCCAGTGGATATCGCCCGCCAGGGTTTGGCCCAGGCGAAGGCGGAGGGGATCGATACCGTCATTATTGATACGGCGGGTCGTTTGCAAATTGATGACAGCTTGATGGATGAGCTGGCGGAAATTAAATCGACTGTGAATCCTGACGATGTGCTGTTGGTCGTGGACTCGATGACGGGTCAAGAAGCGGCAAATGTAACCCAGGCATTTAACGATCGCATTGGGGTGACGGGGGCGATCCTGACCAAGATGGATGGTGATACGCGCGGTGGTGCAGCATTGTCCGTGCGGAAAATCTCGGGTCAGCCGATTAAATTTATTGGTGTGGGTGAGAAAGTTGAGGCGTTGCAGCCGTTCTATCCAGATCGGATGGCGTCGCGCATTCTCGGCATGGGTGACGTGCTGACGTTGGTGGAGAAGGCCCGCGAAGAAATTGATATTGAAGAAGCCTCGAAGCTGTCGGAGAAGATTCTCGAAGCGAAGTTTGACTTCAATGACTTCTTGAAGCAGACCCGATTGTTGAAGAATATGGGTTCCCTCGGCGGCGTGATGAAGCTGATCCCCGGCATGGGGAAGATGCTGAATGATGATCAATTGCAGAAGGGCGAGAAAGAGTTAAAGCGGGTGGAGGCCATGATTGGCTCCATGACTATGGCGGAACGGAAAGATCCCGATTTGCTGATGACGACCCCGAGCCGGCGGCGGCGGATTGCCCAAGGTTCTGGCTTCAAAGAAAAAGATGTGATGGAGTTGGTGGGCAAGTTTAAGCAGATGCGCGGCATGATGCAGCAGATGGGCCAGGGCAATATGGGCTTTCCTGGGATGGGCGGCGGTGGTTTTCCGGGAATGGGCGGTATGGGTGGTCCGTTTGGCGGCGGCGGTGGCGGCCAACAACAGGGCCCAGGGTGGCGCGGTTATCAAGGTGGCGGTGGCCCACCGCAGCAGAAGAAGCAGAAGAAAAAGGCCAAGAAGAAGAAGGGCTTTGGCTCCCTCTAA